The DNA segment CTCTCCTCTGAGCCCGCAGTCTTGGATTCCCTCTCCCTCAGGGTGAGCTCTTTCGATTCGAGAGCAGCCGTGCGCTCCCTAAGGTCCTCGTTCTCCTTTCCTATCTTGACCAGGAGGCTAGATAGATCCTTCTGCCTCGCCTCGGCGTTCTTCTCGATTTCGTCCCGGCGCTTCTCGAGGTCCGCTCGATCCGTCTCAAGCGAGCGCTCCCGATTTTCGAGCTGAGTGACGCGGTCGGCGAACTCCTTTCCTTGGGATGTGAGCAGCTCCTGACGGGGTTTCAGCTCCGTGAGAGCCTTCTCGTATTCCAGTTTTCTTGCGTTCGCATCGTCCTCGGATTGCGTCAACTTGCGCTGGCGGTCGTCCAGGGACACTTGCAGCTCGTCCATCTCGCCTTTCGCCGTCTCGCTCTCTACGACGAATGCCTTCTTCTCGTTCTCGAGCTGCGCGACCTCGGTCTGCAGGTCTTCCTTGCGCGCATCGAGACTGTTCTTGAACTCGTTCAGGTTCTTCTCCTTGGTCTCCAGCTGCGTCCCTGTGGCCGCAAGTGCCTCTCTGTCCCTGTCCAAGCTCTGGATTCGGACCTTCGCCTCCTCGACTTCCTTCTCCCATTGGGCCTTCCGAGCTAGGTGGTCACTATGTGCAGCCTTGTACTCGCTCTCCCTCGCCAAGAGCTCCGCCTTCTCCGTTGAAATCTTGGCCAATCCTGCTTCGAAGTTGGCCATCGAATCTGCGACATTCTCCTGCATCTTCCTTATGAGCGCTCTTTTTGCCTCTGAAGCCACCTCGAACGCCTGTTGGCTCCGCACGAGCGCCTGCTCCCTTTCGAGGAGTAGCGTGACCCTGTCGTTGATTTGCGCATGCCGTTCGTTGACCTGCATCTCGAACTCTCTGAGCTCCTCCTGCCATTTCACAGTCTCCTGTCTCAGATGGTCCAGCTCGTCCCTGAGCTTCCCGAGTTCGGCTTCCTCCTGGACGGAATCCGTTCGGTCGTTTTCCAGTTCTGATTGGGCCTGCTTCGCCGACCCCTGTTCTTGCTTCGCGTGCTGCTCGGCCTCCTGTGCGGCCTTGATGCGTGCGTCGATCGTCGCGTCGAAAGACCTCTCGACTGAGTTCAGCATCTCCTTGAAGAACCCGATGTCGCCTTCGTCGGCTACGCCCTTCCCGACGGCTATGAAACTCAGCTTGTCGCCTTTGACCACAGTGGCTGTGAACTTCCCCAACTCGAAGGCTCCTATCATGCCGATGTCCCCTCTTCCCTGGATGACGGCAAGTAGTTGCTCATAGGTAACGTCCACCTTGGAGCTGAAAATAAACTCCTTCACTAGCCCGCCATTTGTACCTACAAGAAATCCTTTCGAGAGCTTCTTATCAAACACGAGATCACATCCGACTGGGGGGAGTACCGCTCAGGGGGCCCTGGGGGGTGGTGGGCAGTGGCATTCATGGTCGCTTGACAATTGGCCCACAATCCTGCGGACTCTTGTGTTGTTATCAGTTAGGGCCGAGATAACCTTTTCTACCTACTTCATGAGGATTACCGGTTCCTCTGAATTGGTTCACTGGCATGTTGACCTCGGATTTCTAATCTCTCTCAGGGCCTGAAGCTCCTGAGGAGAGAGGCGTTGGTGACCACGGACACTGAGCTAAAGGCCATCGCACCTGCAGCAATCATTGGACTGAGGAGCCAGTTTGTGAGTGGGAAGAGCAGCCCCGCGGCTATTGGTATGGCTGCTATGTTGTAGAACAACGCCCAGAACAGATTCTGTCTGATCTTTGCGAATGTGCGCCTGCTCAGCTTGATGGCGGTGACGACTCCTTTGAGATCCTCGCCGATGAGGACGATGTTTCCGGATTCGAGCGCGATGTCCGTACCCGTTCCCAGGGCGATCCCGATGTCCGCCTGAGCTAGTGCGGGGGCATCGTTGATGCCGTCCCCCACCATGGCGACGACCTCGCCTCTTTCCTGAAAGGCTTTGACTACTCCGGCTTTGTCTGCCGGGAGCACCTGCGCTCTGAATTCGTCAATGCCTGCCTGCTTTGCAATCGCCCGAGCGGTCCTTTCGTTGTCACCGGTGAGCATGACGATTCTCAGCCCTAGCCCCTTCAGCCCTGACAGCGCCTCACTGGCTGCCGGTTTCAGAGTGTCTGCAACACCTATTAATCCGAGCACTGCGCCTTCCGAGACGCACGCCATCACTGTCATCCCTTCGTTTTCCATGGACTCCATCTTGGCGTTGAGCAGGCCGAGGTCCGCTCCTAGTCGTTCAATCATGCGTCTGTTGCCTACCAAGACGTCATGGCCGTTCACCTTGGCCGTGACTCCTTCTCCGGCAACCACGCTGGAAACATCCGGTGTCTCTAGAGTGACTCCAGCACCTTCCGCTGCCGCGATCACGGCTCTTGAGAGGACGTGTTCCGAGCCCTTCTCTGCGCTCCCGGCAAGAAGAAGGAGCTCTTTCTCGTCCTTGGCGGAACCGAGCTCCGTCTTGACAACCCTAGGCTCCCCTCTTGTCAGAGTGCCAGTCTTGTCGAAGATAACCGTCGTCAGTCTGTGTGCTGTCTCGAGGGCGGTGGCATCCTTTATGAGTACCCCCATCTGCGCGCCGCGCCCAGTCCCGACCACGATCGCGGTGGGAGTGGCCAGGCCCAAAGCGCACGGACATGCGATCACGAGCACGGCCACGAAAGCGGTGAGCGCGAAAGTCAGTCTGTCGCCGACATCCCATTGACCGGACCCGATGAAGTACCAGAACAGGAATGTGAAGATGGCCACCGTCATCACGATCGGCACGAAATATCCAGCCACTGTGTCAGCGACCCTTTCGATTGGCGCCTTGGTGCTCTGGGCGTCCTCGACCAATTTGACTATCTGGGCCAAGGTGGTGTTCCTTCCCACCCTCGTAGCCTTGATCTTCAGCACTCCTCCCAGGTTCACCGTCCCTCCAGTGACCTGTGACCCGACCGACTTCTCACTCGGAATCGATTCGCCAGTGACGAGAGATTCGTCTATTGCGGACTCGCCTACGACTACGACTCCGTCTACCGGGACCCTCTCCCCGGGCTTGACGAGGACCACGTCTCCCTCGACGAGATCCTCGACTCCAATCTCGACCTCTGCGCCATCCTTGATTGCCACGGCCATCGGGGGTTGAAGGTTCATCAGCTTGACGATGGATTCGGACGTGGCTCCTCTCGATTTGAGCTCAAGATACTTGCCGGCAAGGACCAGCGTGATAATGACTGCGGAAGTGTCAAAATAGACGTTTGAGGAGCTGACTTGGCCAGGGAACAGTGTAACGACCATGCTATAAACCCACGCCGCTGTTGTGCCCATGACGACCAGCGTGTCCATGTTTGCTCTTCGGTTTCTGAAAGCCCAGTAGGTTCCCCTATAGTACCTAAGGCCGGCATAGAACTGGACAGGTGTTGCAAGGACTAACAGGACGATGTTCCTCAGGGTCTCGTCTATCAGCCCTTTGGGCCAAACGTCATAGGTCATCGACATTGCGGCAACGGGTACGCTCAACACTGCTGCGAACACCAAGGTGTTCCAGATCTCCTTGAGCTCCTCCGCACGTGCAGCCTGCTCGGCCATGACGCCTTGTACCTCGAGGACCTTGTAGCCAGATTCCTCCACTGCCTTCTTCATATCCGATTCGGAGGCCATTGACGAGTCGTAGTCGACTGTCGCCTTTCCGAGCGCGAAGTTCACTCTGGCATCCCTGACGCCCGGTAACTCTTTCAGAGCATCTTGGACAGAAATAGCGCATGTCGCGCAGTGCATGCCCCCAATAGTGAGGGTGATCTCATCCCTCGCCAAATCGTATCCGGATTCCTTGATGGTCTTCTCCACATCGTCCATGGAAACGGCCTTGGGGTCGTAGACGAATGTCGCCTTCTCTGTCACGAGGTTCACTCTAACTTCCTCGACGCCCTCTAGCGACATCAGGGCCTCCTTGACCGTGTCAGCGCAAGTGGCACAGTGCATTCCTTTGATTCTGACTGTAGCCTCCTGCTTGGATTTCTGGGGTCTTGCCAATACTTGTCCCTCTCCGGCTTCAATGCTCTCTAACGACGTGGGGTCTTGATATCAGTTGCCCCAACCATTCGGACAGGCGGGTTAGGTTGTAGCTTGACCCAACTATCCACCGCCCCTCGAAGGACACTGTTGTGTGATTAATAAGAAGCAAATTTAGATTTGTAGGTGTTGTAGTTTGTCGAAATAAAACGCAAGGCCTTGAATCACTGCAAGCCCTGCGCCATCTCAAATGACGGACTGTCTGCGCTGCGACAGATACAATGCGCTATCCGTCGCCGCGGCCTGCGACGGATTCCTGCGCGGGATGCCCTTCCTCGCTTTCCTCATCTTGCGCCCTCCTTGTGTTACGGACTATGTCTGGGCAAAGAGGATGTCATGGCAAAGAGGATGTCATCGTCGGCCACCAGTGACCACATGCCGGCCACCTCTTCCATCAGCGGCCTTGAACTGGCATCATTTAATACAGAGCTAGGCGCTCAACTGATTGAAATCATGGCGAGAATCTCGGTCAAGATGTTCGCAACAGTCCGCGAGGCTGCAGGGACATCGGAATGCGCGCTTGAGGCGGACGACCTCACTGACATGGTCTCGAAGCTGAGGAGGAGCCTCGGGCCTGCCCTGTCCAAGATCTTCGATCAATTGGATTCCGACCCCGAGGGGCTCGTGATCCTTGTTAACGGCTTCAATGTCGATCGGAGAAACCTGACGACCGTGAAATTCCGTGATGGAGATGATGTGGCGATCTTCCCACCAGTGTCAGGCGGCTGAGGCTCGCTATGCTTCCTGGCTCACCGTTTTGATCTGCGACAAGCTTTATATTGACTCACTCTATAACCGCGCCCCAGGAGTTCATAATGGAGAGCGCGCATCCGGCCAAGAAAAAGAGAGACCCGAAGAAGATGCTGTTGGCCCTCATCATCGCAGGGATTCTCCTGTCAGTCGTTGCCATCGGCTATGTCCTAGTAACAGGAAGGGGGACATCCAGCGTAGCCACCACGGGCGGGATTGCGAATGGCGACAGTGTCACAATGAACTACATAGGCCGACTTCCCGACGGGAGTGTCTTCGACACCAGCCTGCTCGACGTCGCTCAGGATAACGGACGCTATCCGAAATCGCTCACATTCACACTGAGGTCAAACGACAGCTACACGCCGTTCACGATGACCGCAGGGAACTACGGTTCCGGCGGCACTATCAAAGGGTTCGCCTTGGGAGTGATTGGGATGCATGTGAACGAGACGAAGCTCATCGAGGTCATTCCGGGTGAAGGCTATTCAGTTGATCCTGACATGATCAGGACCATAGACATCGTCCAGCAGGTCCCGGCGACCGAGGTGATGACCGTCCAGGAGTTCAAGGACGCCTTCCGGACGAATCCAATACTCATGCAGACCTTGCCGCACTTCTTCTGGGGATGGAACGTGGTGGTCGCGTTCAATGATAGCGGAATTGTGACAATCAAGCACGAGCCAATCGTTGGACAGACTGTCTATCCGTTCGGGAACCCGAGCGGCTCAACAACCCCCTTGGGATGGCCGGTTGTTGTCGAGTCGTACGACCCGAATGGACTCAACGGCAATGGAATGACGACAGTGAGGCACATCATCTCCCCCTCTGATGTGTACAATGTGAAAGGCACGGACTCCGATGGGAAGAGCTTCGTTCTCTCGGCGTACAACGCGACTGCGGGGACATTCCAGATGCATAGGAGCAACTCTGAAACCGGTTACAACGGCGAGCTCGCAGGTAGGACGCTGTTCTTCGAGGTTACAATCGTATCTATCAAGGCTTCTTCGACTCAGTGACCTGTCTTTCAGGCCGCCTGAAGAGCTTCAAGGAAATAATCCTGACATATCTATCTATCGTCATCTGGACCTTCTCCGTGTTTGCTGCCACTGTCGCCCCGACCGCGAGGATGAAGCCCGCGAAAACGTCCGCCGGCCAGTGAATTCCCAGGTAGAGTACGGAGAACACGATGGCGACGGTTGCGCCTCCCAAGAAGTACGTGAACCTCCTGTAACCCACCCCCGCATAGGCGAACACGAGGAATGCAGTCACGGAGAGGCTCACATGCCCGCTGGGGAAGTCGTTGTCGAGCGGATCGACGCTCGTGACCATCTTGCCCCAGTTAGTGCTCACGTACAGCTGGGGGGTCATTCCGGACTCCGGATGGGAGCCGCTGACCGCGACGGGGAACAGAAAGTAGAACGGTGTGAGGACGACGTAGTTGATCATTATGGCCACCGCGAATTTCCTGAGAGTCAATCTGTCGTCCTTGACTAGCAGGAGGATGGGGACGAAGTACGTGAGATATGCGAAGACCCAGGCATATGCGATTATGAAGAAGTCCGTCAGGAGTCTGTAGTCCAGTCTGTCCTGCAATATCCTAATGGCGCCTCCAGAGAGGCTGAAAATCCAGTTCGTGTACACGATCTCTTTCGAAGTGTGTCCCGGGTCCGACATCCCGCGCTCCACGACGTCCTGGAGTTGCACGAACAGGGGGAAGGCTGCGAGGATAACTATGTAGACAAGGTTGTACTTGAGAGACAGGAGCGTCTTCCTGATGAACATGTCCTTCCATCCAACAAGTATGAGCAGTCCTGCGAAGGTCGCGACGACAAGACTGATCGCATAAATGGCGAAGAAGACTGGGTAAGAGAGTGCCATCCTTTCCGGTCAGTCAAATCAGCGCACACGATAGAAATACTTTGCCGAATACGGCTCAGAACAGAGTTCAAAGGTCCTTGATCATCCCATGCTCTTGAGGATCTCGACGGCGTGATCGTACGCCTTCTCGAGCCTCGCCGTGCAAGCTTCCACAGAATACTCACGAGCTGATGCAACTGCATCCAACATCATCGATTCGGACCGGCGGAGGCATCTACGAATGGCATCAGCGCATGTGTCCAGTTCGAAGAGACAACCGTTCTTCCCTTCGCGGACGAACTCCGGGATGGCCCTGTACCTGATTCCAGCAACTGGCGTGCCAGAGGCGAGAGCTTCCAGCACCACAAGACCCTGAGTTTCAAACGTTGACGCTATCACAAGCGCTTCGCAGCTGGCGTAAGCTACTGGGAGCTCATCATCGGGAAGAAAACCGGCAAAGACCACCTTGTCCTTGATACCCAGGTCTTTGGCCATCCGTTTGTATTCATCTGCCGAGGGCCCCTTTCCAACTACCAGCAGCCTGAGCTCCGGCTCCCTCTGTCCGAGCTCCGCAACCGCTTTCAGGACGATATCGAACCGCTTCTCAGGCGACAGCCGGCCGACATGTAGAAGGACCCGCATGCCCGCCAGGCCATATTTGCCGAGGAATCCCTTGTCGTACCTCTCCGGGGTGAACCTCGTGCAGTCGACGCCCGTGGGAACTACCTCGCACGACTTCATCCGGACGCCGTTCATCTCCAACTCCTCCTTTATCGGGGCTGAGGGTGCGATTACGATCTCCGGCCTCTTCAGCAGGTTCCTAAGATATATCCAGACCATCTTCTGCATGATCTCCGAGTTGATGCCTATCGGTGAATAGTACTTCATGGCCTCATTCGCCATTGTGTGGAACGTGAGGACGTGGGGCAGTTTCAAGGCCCTTGCGGCCGTGAGGCTCAGGATTGCCATCGATGCGATTCCGTGCGAATGGATGATGTCCACGCGTTCTCTCCTGAGGTGCTCGAGCATGTCGGAGGGGGAGATGACGACCCTGTACCCGGGGTAGGACTTGAATTCTATCGAAGGGAGATAGTGGACGGGTCTCGTCGTAACCGGTATCGGATTCACCTCTGGTGCAAGTACTATGACCTCGTGCCCTCTTTTCTCAAGGCCACCCGCTGCGATCTCCATCGCAACGACAGCTCCGTCCACTGTGGGGTGGAAGGAGTCGACAAACATCGCGATCTTCACAGGTTCACCTAGGGAATCGCTTCTGCTTCATTCGCTTCAGCTTTGCTAGCACGTCCTCCGGAGACGTGCCCAGCACTCTGATCATGGGTTCCTTGCCGACGCCGCCCTTGTCGAAAATGATGTCTGGAACTGACCCGAAATCTTCGATTGCCTCGTGCATCCCCCAAGTCATCGAGGAGACCCCTTTTGGTTCGAACTCTCGGTCGAAAGATGCGACCGCGAGTCTCGCCTTCCTGCACGCCGATATGTTGTCTTCGGAGTATTTGATGTTCAAAGCACAGCGCTTCTCCGGCTCGTGCGAAGATGCGGCTATTACGA comes from the Candidatus Thermoplasmatota archaeon genome and includes:
- a CDS encoding heavy metal translocating P-type ATPase, whose translation is MARPQKSKQEATVRIKGMHCATCADTVKEALMSLEGVEEVRVNLVTEKATFVYDPKAVSMDDVEKTIKESGYDLARDEITLTIGGMHCATCAISVQDALKELPGVRDARVNFALGKATVDYDSSMASESDMKKAVEESGYKVLEVQGVMAEQAARAEELKEIWNTLVFAAVLSVPVAAMSMTYDVWPKGLIDETLRNIVLLVLATPVQFYAGLRYYRGTYWAFRNRRANMDTLVVMGTTAAWVYSMVVTLFPGQVSSSNVYFDTSAVIITLVLAGKYLELKSRGATSESIVKLMNLQPPMAVAIKDGAEVEIGVEDLVEGDVVLVKPGERVPVDGVVVVGESAIDESLVTGESIPSEKSVGSQVTGGTVNLGGVLKIKATRVGRNTTLAQIVKLVEDAQSTKAPIERVADTVAGYFVPIVMTVAIFTFLFWYFIGSGQWDVGDRLTFALTAFVAVLVIACPCALGLATPTAIVVGTGRGAQMGVLIKDATALETAHRLTTVIFDKTGTLTRGEPRVVKTELGSAKDEKELLLLAGSAEKGSEHVLSRAVIAAAEGAGVTLETPDVSSVVAGEGVTAKVNGHDVLVGNRRMIERLGADLGLLNAKMESMENEGMTVMACVSEGAVLGLIGVADTLKPAASEALSGLKGLGLRIVMLTGDNERTARAIAKQAGIDEFRAQVLPADKAGVVKAFQERGEVVAMVGDGINDAPALAQADIGIALGTGTDIALESGNIVLIGEDLKGVVTAIKLSRRTFAKIRQNLFWALFYNIAAIPIAAGLLFPLTNWLLSPMIAAGAMAFSSVSVVTNASLLRSFRP
- a CDS encoding phosphatase PAP2 family protein, translating into MALSYPVFFAIYAISLVVATFAGLLILVGWKDMFIRKTLLSLKYNLVYIVILAAFPLFVQLQDVVERGMSDPGHTSKEIVYTNWIFSLSGGAIRILQDRLDYRLLTDFFIIAYAWVFAYLTYFVPILLLVKDDRLTLRKFAVAIMINYVVLTPFYFLFPVAVSGSHPESGMTPQLYVSTNWGKMVTSVDPLDNDFPSGHVSLSVTAFLVFAYAGVGYRRFTYFLGGATVAIVFSVLYLGIHWPADVFAGFILAVGATVAANTEKVQMTIDRYVRIISLKLFRRPERQVTESKKP
- a CDS encoding FKBP-type peptidyl-prolyl cis-trans isomerase gives rise to the protein MESAHPAKKKRDPKKMLLALIIAGILLSVVAIGYVLVTGRGTSSVATTGGIANGDSVTMNYIGRLPDGSVFDTSLLDVAQDNGRYPKSLTFTLRSNDSYTPFTMTAGNYGSGGTIKGFALGVIGMHVNETKLIEVIPGEGYSVDPDMIRTIDIVQQVPATEVMTVQEFKDAFRTNPILMQTLPHFFWGWNVVVAFNDSGIVTIKHEPIVGQTVYPFGNPSGSTTPLGWPVVVESYDPNGLNGNGMTTVRHIISPSDVYNVKGTDSDGKSFVLSAYNATAGTFQMHRSNSETGYNGELAGRTLFFEVTIVSIKASSTQ
- a CDS encoding MoaD family protein; translated protein: MAKRMSSSATSDHMPATSSISGLELASFNTELGAQLIEIMARISVKMFATVREAAGTSECALEADDLTDMVSKLRRSLGPALSKIFDQLDSDPEGLVILVNGFNVDRRNLTTVKFRDGDDVAIFPPVSGG
- a CDS encoding glycosyltransferase produces the protein MKIAMFVDSFHPTVDGAVVAMEIAAGGLEKRGHEVIVLAPEVNPIPVTTRPVHYLPSIEFKSYPGYRVVISPSDMLEHLRRERVDIIHSHGIASMAILSLTAARALKLPHVLTFHTMANEAMKYYSPIGINSEIMQKMVWIYLRNLLKRPEIVIAPSAPIKEELEMNGVRMKSCEVVPTGVDCTRFTPERYDKGFLGKYGLAGMRVLLHVGRLSPEKRFDIVLKAVAELGQREPELRLLVVGKGPSADEYKRMAKDLGIKDKVVFAGFLPDDELPVAYASCEALVIASTFETQGLVVLEALASGTPVAGIRYRAIPEFVREGKNGCLFELDTCADAIRRCLRRSESMMLDAVASAREYSVEACTARLEKAYDHAVEILKSMG